In one window of Pirellulales bacterium DNA:
- a CDS encoding aminodeoxychorismate/anthranilate synthase component II: MKTVILDNYDSFTFNLFQYVGELDERPIVFRNDKVSLAELARQSPDRIIISPGPGRPDDARYFGICREVILHLGRTIPMLGVCLGHQGIIHAFGGRVMRADHVMHGKTSEVLHNGDPLFAGIPRTFQAMRYHSLVGDPATMPECLEVTAKTEDQVIMAVRHREFPIYGIQFHPESIGTPVGKQLLRNFLDGFAVAGKQQAG; encoded by the coding sequence ATGAAGACCGTCATCCTCGACAACTACGATTCGTTCACGTTCAACCTCTTTCAATATGTGGGAGAGCTCGACGAGCGGCCGATCGTGTTTCGCAATGACAAGGTCTCGCTGGCCGAGCTTGCGCGCCAAAGTCCGGATCGCATTATTATTTCACCAGGGCCGGGCCGGCCCGACGACGCGCGCTATTTCGGCATCTGCCGCGAGGTGATCTTGCACTTGGGGCGCACTATCCCCATGCTGGGCGTGTGCCTGGGGCACCAGGGAATCATTCACGCCTTCGGCGGGCGAGTGATGCGCGCCGATCACGTGATGCACGGCAAGACCAGCGAAGTCTTGCACAACGGCGACCCGCTCTTCGCGGGCATCCCGCGCACGTTTCAGGCCATGCGTTATCACTCGCTGGTGGGCGATCCGGCAACGATGCCCGAATGCCTGGAGGTCACGGCCAAGACCGAGGACCAGGTGATCATGGCCGTCCGCCATCGCGAGTTTCCGATCTATGGGATCCAATTTCATCCCGAGTCAATCGGCACGCCCGTCGGCAAACAGTTGCTGCGCAACTTTCTCGACGGCTTCGCTGTGGCGGGCAAGCAGCAGGCCGGCTAA